In one Rhodopirellula halodulae genomic region, the following are encoded:
- a CDS encoding DUF4437 domain-containing protein — MSNNLRPAFSGLLIAIAMSVSSFGQDTFRAESLDRYPIARTQVVHVSEVSWQPLNPARGDKAPKAGTLWGDQTKPGKSGFLVKFLDGFSSPPHIHNITYRGVVISGGLHNDDPDAEPMWMPVTSYWTQPAGEVHVTAARGSSVAYVEIQEGPYLVMPPEKAFGNQERPLNVDASNIVWLTASESEWIDEASFNSSASAPAIAYLWQIASQENDDTPPVSCSLVRLPAGFEGTFVNEQGAFRSVVIQGDVSLEGHDVQGPETLSPGAYFGFEGKAFQTVSASKDAVVYVRSEGPFRIVR, encoded by the coding sequence ATGTCAAACAACTTACGCCCCGCGTTTTCAGGATTGCTAATCGCCATCGCGATGTCCGTTTCGTCGTTCGGGCAAGACACCTTTCGTGCCGAATCTTTGGACCGATACCCCATCGCGAGAACGCAGGTGGTCCATGTCAGCGAAGTTTCGTGGCAACCGCTCAACCCGGCTCGAGGTGATAAGGCACCGAAGGCGGGGACGCTGTGGGGCGATCAGACCAAACCAGGTAAGTCGGGGTTCCTCGTCAAATTCTTGGATGGTTTCTCGTCGCCTCCTCATATCCACAACATCACCTATCGCGGTGTGGTCATCTCGGGAGGCCTGCACAACGACGACCCAGACGCAGAACCGATGTGGATGCCCGTGACATCCTATTGGACTCAACCAGCCGGGGAGGTTCACGTCACGGCCGCTCGCGGAAGCAGTGTGGCTTACGTCGAAATTCAGGAAGGTCCCTATCTTGTCATGCCGCCTGAAAAAGCCTTCGGAAATCAAGAACGCCCGTTGAATGTGGATGCGTCCAACATCGTTTGGTTGACGGCATCGGAGTCGGAGTGGATCGACGAGGCATCATTCAATTCGTCAGCCAGTGCGCCCGCGATTGCCTATCTGTGGCAGATCGCCAGTCAAGAAAATGACGACACGCCACCGGTAAGTTGTTCATTGGTACGGCTGCCCGCCGGATTCGAGGGAACCTTCGTCAATGAACAGGGAGCATTTCGGTCGGTGGTGATCCAGGGTGATGTCTCACTCGAGGGACATGATGTTCAGGGGCCCGAAACGCTTTCACCGGGAGCCTATTTCGGGTTTGAAGGCAAAGCATTTCAAACGGTTTCGGCATCGAAAGATGCAGTGGTTTACGTTCGCTCGGAAGGACCGTTCCGAATCGTACGGTAG
- a CDS encoding SDR family oxidoreductase: protein MTFHIRDSVFLITGANRGIGKVILEAALQRGAKKVYAAVRDVQTAEDLVETHGDQVIPVRLDLNDPGSIREAALVAKDVNVVVNNAGVLQVCSAFADETIETLQYEMEANVYGLIRVAQAFAPVLKANGGGVFVQLNSVASLNASPDFATYCASKAASYSITLGLRKSLQEQGTLVVSAHPGPIQTDMGRSAGFAEFASHPEIVAPAIFDAIEQGYFHAWIGPLAELISEPYQPFVEQILSGDMKQLREQAFGL from the coding sequence ATGACATTTCACATCCGAGACAGCGTTTTCCTGATTACCGGAGCCAACCGAGGAATTGGCAAAGTGATTTTGGAGGCTGCACTTCAGCGAGGCGCTAAGAAAGTTTATGCCGCGGTGCGTGACGTGCAGACCGCGGAAGACTTGGTCGAGACGCACGGCGATCAAGTGATCCCGGTGCGACTTGATTTGAACGATCCCGGTTCCATCCGAGAGGCCGCGTTGGTTGCGAAGGACGTCAACGTCGTGGTCAACAACGCGGGTGTGTTGCAAGTTTGTTCCGCGTTTGCGGATGAAACCATCGAAACGTTGCAATATGAAATGGAAGCAAATGTGTACGGATTGATTCGAGTTGCACAGGCGTTTGCCCCCGTTTTGAAAGCCAACGGAGGTGGCGTTTTTGTGCAACTGAACAGTGTTGCTTCGCTCAATGCATCTCCTGACTTCGCCACGTACTGCGCGTCCAAGGCGGCGAGCTATTCCATCACTTTGGGATTGAGGAAATCGTTGCAGGAACAGGGCACTTTGGTGGTCAGTGCTCATCCCGGACCCATTCAAACAGACATGGGGAGGTCAGCGGGCTTTGCCGAGTTTGCTTCGCATCCGGAAATCGTCGCACCAGCAATCTTCGACGCGATCGAGCAAGGATATTTTCATGCTTGGATCGGTCCCTTGGCTGAATTGATCAGTGAGCCGTATCAGCCGTTTGTCGAGCAAATTCTAAGCGGCGATATGAAGCAACTTCGGGAGCAAGCCTTTGGTCTGTAG
- a CDS encoding serine/threonine-protein kinase, whose amino-acid sequence MKSEESLFAEAIELPTQERKAYLDRVCEADSSLRERMERLLLAHEQTDPLLDFEESAEDGASDRLNVDVGQDIGPYRLLQKLGEGGFGVVFMAEQRAPVRRQVALKVIKPGMDSRSVVARFEAERQALAMMDHPNIAKVFDGGTVSDSNSGSSVQRPYFVMELVRGVPITEYCDANSLSTAERMQLFVSVCNAVHHAHQKGIIHRDIKPSNVMVTLHDGEPVVKVIDFGIAKALHQRLTEKTLFTQYGMMVGTPQYMSPEQAEFSGLDVDTRSDVYSLAVLLYELMTGTTPLEAKSLRTAGYQELQRMIREEEPPKPSQRVSSSGAKLTVLAKHRSVSPSQLPREISGDLDWIVMNGLEKDRRRRYDTASDFAADIRRALKDEPVHAGPPSALYRTKKFLLRHRSQVFAAALLLAVVGLVGGAAWQTQRLRKATQQQNDSQLSRAVDDATAMLLSVNDSTPTDDRWDGTDLLVSRVRELSLTTQVSAVTAQRTHRFLKRYEAARRDREFVLAMEELLVQRATQNDLASWTAMETEFREVLRQRGYDVDRESPADLGERIHDDPTNVKLTDALELWIGTRQHLADLGGPALTSEEKQTWIDAMCVSDPDPLRAVIRQIVYSTESKELASLDNAVTESDLTQACARKLSWLSESYAKVGDPSRSEEVLRFALARYPDDLMLNFEHAQSLMGEEQWERAIRYLMRCTAIRPEIPGVWETLAEALRQNGELDAAEHALQVAVDCRSDSFPSSQAISVRDQG is encoded by the coding sequence ATGAAATCCGAAGAAAGTCTCTTTGCTGAAGCGATTGAACTGCCAACTCAAGAGCGGAAGGCATATTTGGATCGGGTTTGCGAGGCTGATTCGTCGTTGCGGGAACGGATGGAGCGGTTGTTGCTCGCGCACGAGCAGACCGACCCTTTGCTTGACTTCGAGGAGTCGGCGGAGGACGGCGCTTCGGATCGGTTGAATGTTGATGTCGGCCAAGACATCGGGCCCTATCGATTGCTGCAGAAGTTGGGTGAAGGTGGTTTCGGTGTCGTCTTCATGGCGGAACAGCGTGCTCCCGTTCGGCGGCAGGTGGCATTGAAGGTCATCAAACCGGGAATGGATTCTCGCTCCGTGGTTGCACGGTTCGAAGCGGAACGCCAAGCCTTGGCAATGATGGACCATCCGAACATCGCCAAAGTATTCGACGGTGGGACGGTCTCCGATAGCAATTCGGGTTCCTCAGTCCAACGCCCCTATTTTGTGATGGAGTTGGTTCGCGGCGTGCCCATCACCGAGTACTGCGACGCCAACTCGTTGTCTACCGCGGAACGCATGCAATTGTTTGTGTCCGTCTGCAATGCCGTTCATCATGCTCATCAAAAAGGCATCATTCACCGGGATATTAAACCGTCCAACGTGATGGTTACGCTTCACGATGGCGAGCCTGTCGTAAAAGTCATCGATTTCGGCATCGCGAAAGCACTGCATCAGCGATTGACCGAAAAAACTTTGTTCACTCAGTACGGGATGATGGTGGGAACGCCGCAGTACATGAGTCCGGAGCAAGCGGAATTCAGTGGGTTGGATGTTGACACTCGAAGCGACGTTTACTCGTTGGCCGTGTTGCTCTATGAGTTGATGACTGGTACCACGCCCTTGGAAGCGAAGTCGCTGCGGACGGCGGGGTATCAAGAGCTGCAGCGGATGATCCGTGAAGAGGAGCCACCAAAGCCAAGCCAACGAGTGAGTTCATCGGGGGCAAAGTTGACGGTGTTGGCAAAGCATCGCAGTGTCAGTCCGAGTCAGCTGCCGCGTGAGATCAGCGGGGATCTCGATTGGATCGTCATGAACGGCCTGGAAAAGGATCGTCGGCGACGTTACGACACGGCCAGTGATTTTGCAGCCGACATTCGGCGAGCTTTAAAAGATGAGCCGGTGCACGCGGGACCGCCTTCTGCTCTTTATCGTACCAAGAAGTTCTTGCTGCGACATCGTTCGCAAGTGTTTGCTGCCGCCTTGTTGTTGGCGGTTGTTGGTCTGGTCGGCGGTGCGGCTTGGCAAACCCAACGGCTGAGAAAGGCGACGCAGCAGCAAAACGATTCACAACTGTCGCGGGCCGTGGACGATGCAACCGCGATGTTGTTGTCAGTCAATGATTCGACTCCGACCGATGATCGTTGGGACGGCACGGACTTGTTGGTCTCTCGCGTACGCGAATTGTCGCTCACGACTCAGGTGAGTGCAGTGACCGCTCAACGAACACATCGGTTTTTGAAACGCTATGAAGCGGCACGTCGAGATCGCGAATTTGTTCTGGCGATGGAAGAGTTGCTGGTGCAGCGTGCCACGCAGAATGATCTTGCGAGTTGGACTGCCATGGAAACGGAGTTTCGAGAGGTTCTTCGTCAGCGAGGTTATGATGTGGATCGGGAGTCACCTGCGGACTTGGGAGAGCGTATCCATGATGATCCGACCAACGTCAAACTGACCGATGCATTGGAATTGTGGATCGGAACGCGACAGCATCTGGCGGATCTGGGAGGTCCCGCATTGACCTCGGAGGAGAAGCAGACTTGGATCGATGCGATGTGCGTTTCGGATCCTGACCCGCTGCGTGCCGTGATCCGGCAAATAGTTTATTCGACCGAGTCGAAAGAATTGGCTTCTTTGGACAATGCTGTTACCGAGAGTGATTTGACGCAGGCGTGCGCTCGCAAGCTGTCGTGGTTGTCGGAGTCGTATGCGAAGGTGGGGGATCCTTCGCGATCAGAAGAAGTCTTGCGTTTTGCGTTGGCTCGATACCCTGATGACCTGATGTTGAACTTCGAGCACGCCCAATCACTGATGGGTGAAGAACAATGGGAACGTGCCATTCGTTATCTGATGCGCTGCACCGCGATTCGACCGGAGATTCCGGGGGTGTGGGAAACGTTGGCGGAAGCTTTACGCCAAAATGGTGAACTGGATGCGGCGGAACATGCCTTGCAGGTTGCCGTCGATTGCCGATCGGATTCGTTTCCGTCCAGTCAGGCGATCTCAGTGCGTGATCAAGGTTAA
- a CDS encoding glycosyltransferase family 4 protein, translating into MQASTDNAFPTAVPSPVPSISGMEPSAVAPAAPVTHVTATGSSPELRAIRVLHLVNGEHFSGAERVQSHLGRCLPELNVTADFACVKPGRFADMLEERQSGIPGETWGQCHRVPMRNRLDWTAAKRLCRVIAEGEYELLHAHTPRTAMLASMASRWSGKPWVYHVHSPAGRDCERAWANRINAWIERRSLNNCSHLITVSNSLREDTIQQGFGADQVTVVHNGVPAIHPPHHSIPSVGSRWTIGMIALMRPRKGLEVVLDSLAELRRRGTEVTLRCIGPFETDDYRQQIDSQISDLGVGDLINWVGFTEDVPSELARLDAMVLPSLYGEGLPMVVLEAMAAGTPIIATSVEGTPEAIRHGKEGLLANPRDPISLAEQIEALVTGQYDWQSMSDLAVTRHHQYFSDHTMANGVAGVYRRLLDTSDARDEA; encoded by the coding sequence ATGCAAGCCTCCACCGACAACGCATTTCCAACCGCCGTGCCTTCTCCGGTTCCCTCCATCTCCGGCATGGAACCGTCGGCTGTCGCTCCCGCAGCACCGGTGACACACGTCACCGCGACTGGCAGTTCGCCAGAGCTTCGAGCCATCCGCGTGCTGCATCTGGTCAATGGCGAGCATTTCTCCGGTGCCGAACGCGTGCAATCGCACCTGGGGCGATGCTTGCCGGAACTGAATGTCACGGCAGACTTCGCATGCGTCAAACCTGGTCGCTTCGCGGACATGCTGGAGGAACGTCAATCGGGCATCCCCGGCGAAACCTGGGGACAATGCCACCGAGTGCCGATGCGGAATCGCTTGGATTGGACCGCCGCGAAACGACTTTGCCGGGTCATCGCTGAAGGCGAATATGAGTTGCTACATGCGCACACACCTCGCACGGCCATGTTGGCGTCCATGGCATCTCGCTGGTCCGGCAAACCTTGGGTCTACCACGTTCACAGTCCCGCCGGCCGTGATTGCGAACGAGCTTGGGCCAATCGCATCAACGCCTGGATCGAACGACGATCGCTCAACAACTGCTCCCATCTGATCACGGTCTCCAACAGTCTTCGCGAAGACACCATTCAACAAGGTTTCGGCGCAGACCAAGTCACGGTCGTGCACAATGGAGTCCCCGCGATCCATCCTCCGCATCACAGCATTCCGTCCGTCGGCTCACGATGGACAATCGGGATGATCGCATTGATGCGTCCGCGGAAAGGCTTGGAAGTGGTTTTGGATTCGCTGGCGGAACTTCGCCGTCGCGGTACCGAAGTCACTTTGCGGTGCATCGGCCCATTCGAGACAGACGACTATCGCCAACAGATTGACTCGCAAATCAGCGACCTCGGTGTTGGAGACTTGATCAATTGGGTGGGGTTCACCGAAGACGTTCCGTCCGAGCTCGCTCGATTGGACGCGATGGTGCTGCCCAGCCTCTACGGAGAAGGGTTGCCAATGGTCGTGTTGGAAGCCATGGCTGCGGGAACACCGATCATCGCCACTTCGGTGGAAGGCACGCCGGAAGCTATTCGCCACGGCAAGGAAGGTCTGCTCGCGAATCCTCGCGATCCCATCTCGCTCGCCGAACAAATCGAAGCTTTGGTCACCGGGCAATATGATTGGCAATCCATGTCGGACTTGGCCGTCACGAGACACCATCAATACTTCAGCGATCACACGATGGCCAATGGCGTGGCCGGAGTCTACCGACGGTTGCTCGATACATCGGACGCCCGCGACGAAGCCTGA
- a CDS encoding elongation factor P encodes MLAKEVKSGTVVVHDGDPVMIVGISVQSPSARGAATLYKFRARNVMTRNKVDITLKGTDVLQEADFSRRDVQLMYTDADHLHVMDKEDFQQYEIPLEDAEEQLPYITEGLEGLRALIYNDACVGVEVPATVELNIAQCDPGVKGNSATSRTKPATMETGLVVQVPEYIKEGERLKIDSRTGQFLSRA; translated from the coding sequence ATGCTCGCGAAAGAAGTGAAGTCCGGTACGGTGGTGGTTCATGATGGCGATCCCGTGATGATCGTCGGCATTTCGGTCCAATCACCCTCCGCTCGTGGAGCCGCGACTTTGTATAAGTTCCGGGCTCGCAACGTGATGACTCGCAACAAAGTCGACATCACGTTGAAGGGAACCGACGTGCTTCAGGAAGCCGACTTCTCACGTCGTGACGTGCAGTTGATGTACACCGACGCGGACCACTTGCATGTGATGGACAAAGAGGACTTTCAGCAGTACGAAATCCCACTGGAAGACGCCGAGGAGCAGTTGCCTTACATCACCGAAGGGCTCGAGGGACTGCGAGCGTTGATCTACAACGACGCTTGTGTTGGTGTGGAAGTTCCCGCGACGGTCGAGCTGAACATCGCGCAGTGCGACCCGGGCGTGAAAGGAAACTCCGCCACGTCACGTACCAAGCCGGCAACAATGGAAACGGGTTTGGTGGTGCAGGTTCCGGAGTACATCAAAGAAGGTGAGCGACTGAAAATCGACAGTCGCACCGGCCAGTTTCTTTCGCGAGCATGA
- a CDS encoding sulfite exporter TauE/SafE family protein, producing MTRVQGHQKSYVLVAVLALVGCLICFDRMLAAENVGQATALVEKVSATNAMESTSWALIGLVAVIAFVAGFVHSGIGFGFGIVAIGLMPFVIDARQTHLLVSLCAVPVQLGTVWAYRRGIVWRPLLIALAGATIGLPLGLWLFHSINLDWLTRGTGLALLLMIAYSFRNRSLARKRVDEAKSGVESCDEDVMETDRNDTATAGVGIASGFLMGAVTMPGPPVVAYALQQDWDQDHFKAFVNQFLLALSVFKTLALFLTADVSQQSVVEASLVFPMALIGIAVGKRFSQRLSTGGFRNMVAIGLLVVAILLIVKGAG from the coding sequence ATGACGAGAGTTCAAGGTCACCAGAAGTCGTATGTCTTGGTCGCGGTGTTGGCTCTTGTTGGATGCTTGATATGCTTCGATCGCATGTTGGCTGCGGAGAACGTAGGTCAGGCGACCGCATTGGTCGAAAAGGTTTCTGCGACGAATGCGATGGAATCGACCTCATGGGCCTTGATCGGATTGGTCGCGGTGATTGCCTTCGTGGCTGGATTTGTCCACAGTGGGATTGGCTTCGGATTTGGCATCGTCGCGATTGGCTTGATGCCCTTTGTGATCGACGCTCGGCAAACACATTTGCTGGTCAGCCTTTGTGCGGTTCCGGTACAGCTTGGGACGGTTTGGGCTTACCGCCGAGGAATCGTCTGGAGGCCGTTGCTGATTGCGTTGGCGGGAGCAACGATCGGTTTGCCGTTGGGGCTGTGGTTGTTCCATTCCATCAATTTGGATTGGCTGACGCGTGGGACAGGATTGGCGTTGCTGCTGATGATCGCCTACTCCTTTCGCAATCGCAGTCTGGCTCGCAAGCGAGTGGATGAGGCTAAATCCGGCGTGGAATCGTGCGATGAAGATGTCATGGAGACTGATCGCAACGACACCGCCACCGCCGGAGTTGGGATCGCATCGGGATTTTTGATGGGCGCGGTCACTATGCCAGGACCACCTGTCGTTGCTTACGCCTTGCAACAGGATTGGGACCAGGATCACTTCAAGGCGTTCGTGAACCAGTTTTTGCTGGCGTTGTCGGTCTTCAAGACGCTGGCTCTCTTTTTGACAGCCGATGTCTCACAACAGTCCGTGGTGGAGGCGTCTTTGGTGTTTCCGATGGCGTTGATTGGAATCGCCGTTGGAAAACGATTCAGCCAACGACTTTCCACCGGCGGATTTCGCAACATGGTGGCGATTGGCTTGTTGGTGGTCGCGATTTTGTTGATCGTGAAGGGAGCCGGGTGA
- a CDS encoding serine/threonine protein kinase: MTVHHSNPSEPTGNFSVGNLGDECKDDSRDSHRSHASAGFRKSRSRSTRARSGRETDEHSLDGETLGGTSHKSSPSNKNNNSPTTRREQSPDSPTSRYESLEEVGRGGWGIVDRALDRQLDREVAVKRFCDAQDVSEQERQRFLHEAKVTSQLQHPGIVPVHELGDRQNAFYVMKLLDGMTLSDFLKQHHRNHSHGKQTSFQFGYSLEPLLQRFVDVCHAVAYAHQRGVVHRDLKPSNVMISDFGETVVLDWGLAQSSKQDGSQSPDNNRSSKTRNQPSGHADVSTLIEPDGTIVGTPAYMSPEQARGEISRISSCSDLYSLGVILYTLVAGRSPYHGQRVERILEQVARGDAPDLRTVQPLTPAPLLSIVRKAMSASPFDRYADAASLAGDVRLFIAGDSVSVHQENLWERGVRWCRYHQGITATATASILLLMLSSLVFGFVIHRSHQAEKMARMEAERAHQETIQQLGEVLETTDTWLVELSGSLQFYPGLEPIRNELIQQSIQQYSTIASDFQKNLVESKNLHASSISPQFNHSDLLAVLGEVRARLRLGDLHRLTGDHQEAQQQYAAAEKRLSTIGERSTLVVRNTSLTADAKTDPLTQLQLERINALIGRLLLASSETSIAQTWQEIQTARRWLNSRGNAFREDSVHTQDSIPSPFHCKVVSAKVRLELALERLASMSVETSSDGTDRKWDPTDFENAVRSARTLVSLRGTAADHRLNETIQQRQAERLQLAQQHGPAINAWSELITDLQRLCLQSPDRVDTLQSLAHALLQRGNLRVASHQPAAAADDYNDAIESLEHAWRMTDSDGFYRINLATAENNLGQLLSHGESQQPERAKQLLNRSLQTYESLLRENMTTQTMRRYAQTKFALVSLENRNASSLSDSTRKHAEDAVTAFDVLHDHDSLSNDELLDVLQLLEHLIHDASSPDNTPRIVELEKQQRSFHNEIDRRELTEEQAARLQQITHDQSDLTNDTTRTTEFETSNSFDSPTHVDSD; this comes from the coding sequence ATGACCGTCCATCATTCCAACCCCAGCGAACCGACCGGAAACTTCAGCGTCGGCAACCTTGGTGACGAATGCAAAGATGACTCTCGCGACAGTCATCGAAGCCATGCATCGGCTGGATTCCGCAAGAGCCGTTCTCGATCAACGCGGGCCAGATCCGGGCGTGAAACGGACGAGCATTCACTCGATGGCGAAACACTGGGCGGGACATCTCACAAGAGCTCGCCCTCGAACAAGAACAACAACTCGCCCACCACCCGTCGCGAGCAATCACCGGACTCGCCAACATCCCGCTACGAGAGTCTCGAGGAAGTCGGTCGAGGCGGTTGGGGAATTGTTGACCGCGCGCTGGATCGACAGTTGGACCGTGAAGTCGCCGTCAAGCGATTTTGCGACGCGCAAGATGTCTCCGAACAAGAACGGCAACGCTTCCTTCACGAGGCCAAAGTCACCAGCCAACTGCAACACCCCGGCATCGTTCCGGTGCACGAACTTGGCGATCGGCAGAATGCGTTCTATGTGATGAAACTGCTGGACGGGATGACGCTGAGCGACTTCCTCAAGCAACACCATCGCAACCATTCCCACGGTAAACAGACGTCGTTCCAGTTCGGCTATTCGCTGGAACCACTTCTTCAGCGTTTTGTGGATGTTTGCCATGCGGTCGCGTATGCCCATCAACGCGGCGTCGTCCACAGAGACCTGAAACCATCCAACGTCATGATCAGTGACTTCGGTGAGACCGTGGTCCTGGATTGGGGGTTGGCACAGTCGTCCAAGCAAGATGGTTCGCAAAGCCCCGATAACAATCGTTCCTCAAAGACACGGAACCAACCCAGCGGGCACGCCGATGTGTCGACGCTCATCGAGCCCGATGGAACAATCGTTGGCACGCCGGCTTACATGTCACCGGAACAAGCACGCGGAGAAATCTCGCGAATCAGTTCATGTTCGGATCTCTATTCGCTTGGCGTGATCCTTTACACACTCGTCGCGGGGCGAAGTCCCTATCACGGTCAACGAGTCGAGCGGATTCTCGAACAGGTCGCCCGTGGCGATGCCCCCGATCTGCGGACCGTCCAGCCGCTCACACCCGCGCCGCTTCTTTCGATCGTTCGCAAGGCCATGTCGGCATCGCCGTTTGATCGCTACGCGGATGCCGCGTCGCTCGCCGGTGACGTCCGCCTATTCATCGCTGGTGATTCTGTCAGCGTTCATCAAGAAAACCTCTGGGAACGCGGCGTTCGCTGGTGTCGATATCACCAGGGCATCACAGCAACCGCCACCGCATCGATCTTGTTGCTGATGCTGTCATCGCTTGTCTTTGGATTTGTCATTCACCGTTCACACCAGGCGGAAAAAATGGCTCGCATGGAGGCGGAGCGAGCCCATCAAGAGACGATTCAGCAACTCGGTGAAGTGCTCGAAACCACGGACACTTGGTTGGTCGAACTCAGTGGTTCGTTGCAGTTCTATCCGGGACTTGAACCGATTCGGAACGAGCTGATTCAACAATCCATTCAGCAGTACAGCACCATCGCTTCTGACTTCCAAAAAAACCTGGTTGAATCAAAGAACCTTCATGCATCGAGCATCTCCCCCCAGTTCAACCACAGCGATCTTTTGGCGGTCCTTGGTGAAGTCAGGGCTCGGCTGCGATTGGGTGACTTGCACCGACTGACGGGAGACCACCAAGAGGCTCAACAACAATACGCCGCCGCGGAAAAACGTCTGTCAACGATCGGCGAACGTTCAACTCTTGTCGTTCGAAACACGTCACTCACTGCTGATGCCAAAACAGATCCCCTGACTCAGTTGCAACTGGAACGCATCAATGCGTTGATCGGGCGATTGTTGCTCGCTTCTTCCGAGACATCGATCGCACAGACATGGCAAGAAATCCAAACAGCCCGGCGTTGGCTGAACTCTCGCGGCAATGCGTTTCGCGAAGACTCCGTGCACACGCAAGACTCGATCCCATCGCCATTCCATTGCAAAGTCGTCTCGGCGAAGGTTCGACTCGAACTCGCCCTCGAACGCTTGGCAAGCATGAGCGTTGAAACGTCCAGCGATGGAACTGATAGGAAATGGGATCCAACCGATTTCGAAAACGCAGTGCGGTCCGCTCGCACCTTGGTGTCGCTCCGTGGCACCGCGGCGGATCATCGTCTGAATGAAACCATTCAACAGCGCCAAGCGGAGCGTTTGCAACTCGCACAGCAACACGGACCAGCAATCAATGCATGGTCCGAACTCATCACCGATCTTCAACGACTATGTCTGCAATCTCCTGACCGAGTCGACACTCTGCAATCTCTCGCACATGCCTTGCTGCAGCGAGGAAACCTACGGGTTGCGAGCCATCAACCCGCAGCAGCGGCCGACGACTACAACGACGCCATTGAATCGCTGGAACACGCTTGGCGGATGACTGACAGCGACGGATTCTACCGAATCAATTTGGCAACCGCGGAAAACAACTTGGGTCAGCTCTTGTCTCATGGCGAATCGCAACAACCCGAGCGAGCCAAACAACTGCTGAATCGATCGCTGCAGACATATGAGTCACTCCTTCGCGAGAACATGACGACTCAAACTATGCGACGTTACGCGCAAACCAAGTTCGCCTTGGTTTCACTGGAGAACCGCAACGCGAGCTCACTCTCCGACTCAACTCGCAAGCACGCGGAAGACGCCGTCACGGCGTTTGACGTACTTCACGACCACGATTCGCTCTCCAACGATGAGCTGCTCGATGTGTTGCAATTGCTGGAACATTTGATTCACGACGCTTCATCGCCGGACAACACGCCCCGGATCGTGGAACTCGAAAAACAACAACGGTCTTTCCACAACGAAATCGATCGACGTGAACTCACCGAAGAGCAGGCTGCACGACTTCAGCAGATCACACATGACCAGTCAGACCTGACAAACGACACAACCCGAACCACTGAATTTGAAACCTCGAACTCCTTTGACTCGCCAACCCACGTGGACTCGGATTGA
- a CDS encoding ECF-type sigma factor: protein MNQITEILEALESGDQQAATDLLPLVYDELRRLAAAKLHRQRPDHTLQATALVHEAWMRLVGDDEGNAHKWNSRGHFFGAAAEAMRRILIDHARASSADKRGGGRHAIQLESWNHPAASEPEKLLMLDEALGRLEEQDAVKAELVKLRFFAGLTIKEAAAALDLSTASCERYWAYARAWLKAELED from the coding sequence GTGAATCAGATCACCGAAATTCTGGAAGCGTTGGAATCGGGAGATCAACAAGCCGCAACCGATTTGTTGCCGCTTGTGTACGACGAACTGCGACGACTCGCGGCGGCGAAGCTCCATCGTCAACGGCCTGACCACACGTTGCAGGCGACGGCATTGGTGCACGAAGCGTGGATGCGTTTGGTGGGGGACGATGAGGGAAACGCACACAAATGGAACTCACGGGGGCATTTCTTTGGTGCTGCCGCCGAAGCGATGCGGAGGATCCTGATCGATCACGCGCGAGCCAGTTCCGCCGACAAGCGTGGTGGAGGACGTCACGCGATTCAGTTGGAATCGTGGAATCATCCAGCGGCATCAGAACCCGAAAAACTGTTGATGCTTGATGAAGCGTTGGGCCGGTTGGAAGAGCAAGACGCGGTGAAAGCCGAGTTGGTCAAACTGCGTTTTTTCGCGGGCCTGACGATCAAAGAAGCCGCTGCCGCGTTGGATTTGTCGACCGCCAGTTGCGAGCGATATTGGGCTTACGCGCGGGCTTGGTTGAAAGCGGAGCTGGAAGATTGA